AATGACTCCAGGCTGGGACTCTGACCGCGCTCTATTCGTTGAATGGTACGAACACTCAATCCGCTAAGCGTTGCCAGCTGCTCCTGCGACCAACCGCGTTGTAATCTGAATTTCCTGATAATCATTATTGTTTTCCCATTTGCTGCTCTGCCACCTGTTTTACGCATATTCTCGTCGACAGAGTACGTCAGCGTAACGACATAGCAATGACAAAGTATATATTTCAATAGGTTAAGTAGAGGGTGATATGTTTTTTCTGTGCCACTAACTAGTGAACATTGTCTTCACAGTATAATATTATTTGCGAATTTAAGTACACCGACCTATTTATGGCTTGGCAGCAGTTACGAGTTTGGTAGCCCATTGGATAGATAACAGCCAGACACGGATCAGTTTTCCAACGTTTGCGGGATCACAATACTAAATACCGTACCTTCTCCGGGTTGGCTGGATAAAGCAATATTGCCTTTCAACCGGGTTTCAACCAGCTTTTTGACGATATATAAACCAAGGCCGCTGCCGCCGGTACCGACGCGTGTTGTATAGTATTTATCGAAGACTTTACTGGTCCTCTCACATTCAATGCCTTTACCGTTATCTTTTATATACAGGGCTATGTTGCCGTCCTGATGTTCAACGTGGATATCAATTGTACCGGCGACATTGTCTTCAAAAGCATGGATAAGCGCGTTATTGATTAAGTTGATGATGACCTGAGACAGCGCGCCAGTATCAGAAATAAGGTGCAATGTTTGTGGACAGTTGATAGACACCGTATGCGGTGTTCGTTTTAATTTGGGTGTCAGAACATATTGGATATTGTGCAGGTAATCATGCAGGTTACACTCTGAGACTGTGCCACTGAATTCGCCCACAACAATGTGCTTAAAGCTGTCTATGAGGTGCATGACATTGTCCATGCTGGAGAGCACAATTTCACAGCTTTGTGCTGTGTTATCAATAAAGGCGTTTAACTCTTGCTTGGCCAGTGACTGTTTTTGCACTTGCAGCGCAAGCTCCTGCTGTTTTTCATTCAAGTGCGAGATAGCGGTTTTGACAACGCTGAGTG
The window above is part of the Pseudoalteromonas rubra genome. Proteins encoded here:
- a CDS encoding hybrid sensor histidine kinase/response regulator, which translates into the protein MDDDPVSLNNCKILIVDDKAENLELLTDFLEPEGYEVAFATSGKEAINIATIFLPHLILLDVMMPGIDGFETCRRLKSLGKVKEIPVIFVTGKSELSDIVEAFSVGAVDYVTKPIRQEELLARVTTHLQLQALINLRDELISTLRDKTLELEKLSKLKEQQLETSQHFSHIGELVGELTHELGTPLSVVKTAISHLNEKQQELALQVQKQSLAKQELNAFIDNTAQSCEIVLSSMDNVMHLIDSFKHIVVGEFSGTVSECNLHDYLHNIQYVLTPKLKRTPHTVSINCPQTLHLISDTGALSQVIINLINNALIHAFEDNVAGTIDIHVEHQDGNIALYIKDNGKGIECERTSKVFDKYYTTRVGTGGSGLGLYIVKKLVETRLKGNIALSSQPGEGTVFSIVIPQTLEN